In Silene latifolia isolate original U9 population chromosome X, ASM4854445v1, whole genome shotgun sequence, the following proteins share a genomic window:
- the LOC141620996 gene encoding uncharacterized protein LOC141620996: MQNNNIENMIDRTRLISLHMMLPVTAVILLLSGVVVDAAWPPMMAKPGCRDKCGNVTIPYPFGMEPNCYYNDWYSITCDNFTPTLSKFGLQVLQIYLGSQEVQVYYPFSFNCTSVNSTWTSTDLSGSPYTFSNYNVFAPVHCPATAFPNGGDKLVAQCGSVCNLKDSYMSSFETVEPVCLTYPPYPLNVYSVNFTRNSCSYVFLVDPTYLYNLVHRSELSQPQSVWSIGRNGTRIPVTLNWVYQLSSDNVNPNCIYDVDTYDYTCECQSQGFGGNPYLPNGCQYNPVCDRRCKGKCWVDGDDYNATSCEGLALMRALTAGRRIITSAIIRYIVGIGSLFFVFVGYRIRRLFKRRKDNKQRAHNFKLNGGLLLQQQISSTEGVVDKAKLFTVDELEVATNHFNQNRILGQGGQGTVYRGMLADGKIIAVKKSKVDKAQLAPFINEVVILSQINHRNVVKLLGCCLETDVPLLVYEFIPNGTLSEHIHNPSEDFRISWQMRLQIASESAGAIAYLHSSCSAPIYHRDIKSSNILLDEKYRAKVSDFGISRTIMIDQTHLTTQVAGTFGYFDPEYFFSTQFTDKSDVYSFGVVLVELLTSRRPISADDQFKEWRSLSSDFLSVMETSQLLDILDGQIVEEGEMEEFLTVANLAKECLNTSGKQRPTMKQVATVLEGLRSENGDSSTQPTFPELNQLNADLTEIEMVPSISSTFSSRRDYLFLDTVSADTIMQNNNIENMIDRTRLMSLHMMLPVASAILLLSVVVVDAAWPPMMAKPGCPDKCGNVTIPYPFGMRPNCYYNDWYSITCNNFTPTLSKFGLQVLQIYLGSQEVRVYYPFSFNCSSVNSTWTSTDLSGSPYTFSTTYNVFAPVHCPATAFFDGGDKLVAQCGSVCNLKDSYMSSFETVEPVCLTDPPYPLNVYSVNFTRNSSTCSYVFLVDGNYLYDLHLSQPHSVWSIGRNGTRIPVALNWVYQLSSDNVNPNCIYDVDTYDYTCECHSQGFGGNPYLPNGCQYNPECDGCKGECWVDEDDYNTIGCEGLALRRALIAGRSIIISAIIRYIVGIGSLFFVFVAYRLQRLFKRRKENKQRAHNFKLNGGLLLQQQISSTEGVVEKAKLFTVEELEVATNHFNQNRILGQGGQGTVYRGILADGRIIAVKKSKVDKAQLTPFINEVVILSQINHRNVVKLLGCCLETDVPLLVYEFIPNGTLSEHIHNPSEDFRISWSMRLQIASESAGAIAYLHSSCSAPIYHRDIKSCNILLDEKYRAKVSDFGISRTIMIDQTHLTTQVAGTFGYFDPEYFFSTQFTDKSDVYSFGVVLVELLTSRRPISPDDQFKEWRSLSFEFLSVMENSQLLDILDGQIVEEGKMEEFLTVANLAKECLNTSGKQRPTMKQVATVLEGLRSENGDSSTQPTFPELNQMNADLTEIEMVPSISGTFSSRRDFSFLDTVT, translated from the exons ATGCAAAACAATAACATCGAAAACATGATAGATAGAACTAGGTTAATAAGCTTGCATATGATGCTTCCGGTTACAGCAGTTATACTATTGCTATCAGGAGTAGTTGTTGATGCAGCTTGGCCGCCAATGATGGCAAAGCCTGGCTGTCGGGATAAGTGCGGGAATGTTACGATTCCATATCCCTTTGGGATGGAACCAAATTGTTACTACAATGATTGGTATTCTATTACATGCGACAATTTCACTCCGACCCTCTCCAAATTCGGCCTTCAAGTGCTCCAGATATACTTGGGTTCACAAGAAGTGCAAGTGTATTATCCATTTTCATTCAACTGCACCAGCGTAAATTCGACATGGACAAGTACCGACTTGAGCGGAAGTCCCTACACATTCTCCAATTATAACGTTTTTGCCCCCGTGCATTGCCCAGCTACTGCTTTCCCCAACGGCGGAGACAAACTAGTGGCTCAATGTGGCTCAGTCTGTAATTTGAAGGATAGCTATATGTCATCATTCGAGACCGTTGAACCAGTTTGCCTAACTTATCCCCCGTACCCTTTGAATGTTTACAGCGTGAATTTCACTCGGAATAGCTGCAGCTATGTCTTCCTGGTGGATCCTACTTATTTATACAACTTGGTCCATCGGTCGGAATTGTCCCAGCCTCAATCTGTTTGGTCCATCGGTCGGAATGGTACTCGTATACCAGTTACTCTGAACTGGGTTTACCAATTATCTTCTGACAATGTGAATCCCAACTGCATTTATGATGTGGATACTTATGATTACACATGTGAATGTCAGTCCCAAGGTTTCGGTGGGAATCCTTATCTGCCTAATGGATGCCAAT ATAACCCAGTATGTGACCGGCGGTGCAAAGGCAAATGCTGGGTAGATGGAGACGATTATAACGCTACAAGTTGCGAGGGTCTTGCCCTAATGAGGGCACTCACTGCTGGAAGACGTATAATTACTTCGGCAATTATACGCTACATTGTCGGAATTGGATcattattttttgtttttgttggttaCAGGATACGGCGTTTATTTAAAAGAAGGAAGGATAACAAACAAAGGGCTCataatttcaagcttaatggtggACTCTTGTTGCAACAACAAATTTCTTCTACAGAAGGTGTCGTAGATAAAGCTAAGCTTTTCACTGTTGACGAGTTAGAAGTAGCCACAAACCATTTCAATCAGAACCGAATACTCGGTCAAGGAGGTCAAGGTACAGTCTACAGAGGGATGTTAGCAGACGGGAAGATCATAGCTGTCAAGAAATCCAAGGTCGATAAAGCCCAACTCGCGCCATTCATAAACGAAGTGGTTATCCTATCTCAAATAAACCACAGGAATGTGGTTAAATTACTCGGATGTTGCTTGGAGACCGATGTACCCTTACTTGTGTATGAGTTCATTCCAAATGGAACTCTCTCTGAGCATATTCATAACCCAAGTGAAGATTTTCGCATTTCTTGGCAAATGCGTTTGCAAATTGCGTCAGAATCAGCTGGAGCAATTGCTTACCTTCATTCATCGTGCTCTGCCCCTATTTATCACAGAGATATCAAGTCGTCTAATATACTGCTAGATGAGAAATATCGAGCAAAGGTGTCTGATTTTGGGATTTCAAGAACCATTATGATTGACCAGACTCACCTGACTACTCAAGTGGCTGGCACATTTGGATACTTTGATCCAGAGTATTTCTTCTCAACCCAATTCACTGACAAAAGCGATGTTTACAGCTTTGGTGTAGTCCTTGTTGAGCTCTTGACTAGCCGAAGGCCTATATCTGCAGATGATCAATTCAAGGAATGGAGGAGTTTGTCTTCTGATTTTTTAAGTGTGATGGAAACTTCTCAGTTGTTGGATATATTAGATGGCCAAATCGTGGAGGAGGGGGAAATGGAGGAGTTCCTTACTGTCGCTAACCTCGCGAAAGAATGCTTGAACACGAGTGGGAAGCAACGACCTACAATGAAACAAGTCGCGACTGTCCTTGAGGGTCTTCGATCCGAAAATGGAGATTCTTCGACACAACCAACGTTCCCAGAATTGAACCAACTGAATGCTGATTTAACTGAGATAGAGATGGTTCCTTCTATCTCTAGCACGTTTTCTTCACGTCGTGACTACTTGTTCCTTGATACTGT TTCTGCAGATACAATAATGCAAAACAATAACATCGAAAACATGATAGATAGAACTAGGTTAATGAGCTTGCATATGATGCTTCCAGTTGCATCAGCTATACTATTGCTATCAGTAGTAGTTGTTGATGCAGCTTGGCCGCCAATGATGGCGAAGCCTGGCTGTCCAGATAAGTGCGGAAATGTTACGATTCCATATCCCTTTGGTATGAGACCAAATTGCTACTACAATGATTGGTATTCTATTACATGCAACAATTTCACTCCGACCCTCTCCAAATTCGGCCTTCAAGTGCTCCAGATATACTTGGGTTCACAAGAAGTGCGAGTGTATTATCCATTTTCATTCAACTGCAGCAGCGTAAATTCGACATGGACAAGTACCGACTTAAGCGGAAGTCCCTACACATTCTCCACTACTTACAACGTTTTTGCCCCAGTGCATTGCCCAGCTACTGCTTTCTTCGACGGTGGAGACAAACTTGTGGCTCAATGTGGCTCAGTTTGTAATTTGAAGGATAGCTATATGTCATCATTCGAGACCGTTGAACCAGTTTGCCTAACTGATCCGCCGTACCCTTTGAATGTTTACAGTGTGAATTTCACTCGGAATAGCAGTACCTGCAGCTATGTCTTCCTGGTGGATGGTAATTACTTATACGACCTACATTTGTCCCAGCCTCATTCTGTTTGGTCCATCGGTCGGAATGGTACTCGTATACCAGTTGCTCTGAACTGGGTTTACCAATTATCGTCTGACAATGTGAATCCCAACTGCATTTATGATGTGGATACTTATGATTACACATGTGAATGTCACTCCCAAGGTTTCGGAGGGAATCCTTATCTGCCTAATGGATGCCAAT ATAACCCAGAATGTGACGGGTGCAAAGGCGAATGCTGGGTAGATGAAGACGATTATAACACTATAGGATGCGAGGGTCTTGCCCTAAGGAGGGCACTCATTGCTGGAAGAAGTATAATTATTTCGGCAATTATACGCTACATTGTCGGAATTGGATcattattttttgtttttgttgcttACAGGCTACAGCGTTTATTTAAAAGAAGGAAGGAGAACAAACAAAGGGCTCataatttcaagcttaatggtggACTCTTGTTGCAACAACAAATTTCTTCTACAGAAGGCGTCGTAGAAAAAGCTAAGCTGTTCACTGTCGAGGAGTTAGAAGTAGCCACAAACCATTTCAATCAGAACCGAATACTCGGTCAAGGAGGTCAAGGTACGGTCTACAGAGGAATTTTAGCAGACGGGAGGATCATAGCTGTCAAGAAATCTAAGGTCGATAAAGCCCAACTCACGCCTTTCATAAACGAGGTGGTTATTCTATCTCAAATAAACCACAGGAATGTGGTTAAATTACTCGGATGTTGCTTGGAGACCGATGTACCCTTACTTGTGTACGAGTTCATTCCAAATGGAACTCTCTCTGAGCATATTCATAACCCAAGTGAAGATTTTCGCATTTCTTGGTCAATGCGTTTGCAAATTGCGTCAGAATCAGCTGGAGCAATTGCTTACTTACATTCATCGTGCTCTGCTCCGATCTATCACAGAGATATCAAGTCGTGTAATATACTACTAGATGAGAAATATCGAGCAAAGGTGTCTGATTTTGGGATTTCAAGAACCATTATGATTGACCAGACCCACCTGACTACTCAAGTGGCTGGCACATTTGGATACTTTGATCCAGAGTATTTCTTCTCAACCCAATTCACTGACAAGAGCGATGTTTACAGCTTTGGCGTAGTCCTTGTTGAGCTCTTGACTAGCCGAAGGCCTATATCTCCAGATGATCAATTCAAGGAATGGAGGAGTTTGTCTTTTGAATTTTTAAGTGTGATGGAAAATTCTCAATTGTTGGATATATTAGATGGCCAAATCGTGGAGGAGGGGAAAATGGAGGAGTTCCTTACTGTCGCTAACCTCGCGAAAGAATGCTTGAACACGAGTGGGAAGCAACGACCTACAATGAAACAAGTTGCGACTGTCCTTGAGGGTCTTAGATCCGAAAATGGAGATTCTTCGACACAACCAACGTTCCCAGAATTGAACCAAATGAATGCTGATTTAACCGAGATAGAGATGGTTCCTTCTATCTCGGGGACGTTTTCTTCACGTCGTGACTTCTCGTTCCTTGATACTGT GACCTAG
- the LOC141622565 gene encoding non-functional pseudokinase ZED1-like encodes MILISLVLVLPMRMSTQLSLMTVNVAYSVSITPGKNEQRFPVHGTPGYIDPEYTATQEVTEKCDVYSFGVLMLEVLTGMNPSEMARCGRDLVGEFVSKAETSEGFKEMVDNDVLEGGDNMNMIELQRFSRLALKCVANKGEEGPSMISVVEELWEMNTR; translated from the exons ATGATCCTCATCTCATTGGTGCTCGTCCTCCCGATGCGAATGTCTACACAGCTGTCCTTGATGACAG TGAATGTTGCTTACTCAGTGTCCATTACTCCCGGAAAGAATGAACAAAGGTTCCCAGTTCATGGGACTCCAGGGTACATTGATCCCGAGTATACTGCAACTCAAGAGGTGACAGAGAAGTGTGATGTCTACAGCTTTGGAGTTTTGATGTTGGAAGTATTAACAGGGATGAATCCTTCTGAAATGGCGCGATGTGGGAGGGACTTAGTAGGTGAGTTTGTTTCAAAAGCGGAAACAAGTGAGGGTTTTAAGGAGATGGTTGACAACGACGTGTTGGAAGGAGGAGATAATATGAATATGATCGAGTTACAGAGGTTTTCTCGACTTGCTTTGAAATGTGTGGCAAACAAAGGCGAGGAAGGTCCGAGTATGATAAGTGTTGTTGAAGAGCTTTGGGAGATGAATACACGATGA
- the LOC141619217 gene encoding wall-associated receptor kinase-like 6 produces MLYRTRLISLHMMLPVTAVILLLSGVVVDAAWPPMMAKPGCQDKCGNVTIPYPFGIGPNCYYTEWYSITCDNFTPTLSKFGLQVFQIALGSTEVRVDIPFSFNCSSGNSTWTSTDFSGSPYTFSTENFFAPVHCPATALSNGGDRVVAQCGSVCDSADSYAEPVCLTYPPYPLNVYSVNFTRNSSACSYVFLIDGNYLDNLNLSQPQSVWSIGQDGTRIPVVLNWVYEYLPGLSSDNANPNCVIYEDGIYDYKCACPPGKGLGGNPYLLNGCQHIPECGGCKGECYVDGDDYTRVMCFPSTKSRARFLGIVIGVTVGIGSLFLALGGCCLRCFLKRRKEIKQRAQTFNHNGGLLLQQQVSSTDGVGEVATIHLNQKIIVGQGGQGNDLQ; encoded by the exons ATGCTTTATAGAACTCGGTTAATAAGCCTGCATATGATGCTTCCGGTTACAGCAGTTATACTATTGCTATCAGGAGTAGTTGTTGATGCAGCTTGGCCGCCAATGATGGCAAAGCCTGGCTGTCAGGATAAGTGCGGAAATGTTACGATTCCATATCCCTTTGGTATCGGACCAAATTGCTACTACACCGAATGGTATTCTATTACATGCGACAATTTCACTCCGACCCTCTCCAAATTCGGCCTTCAAGTGTTCCAGATAGCCTTGGGGTCAACAGAAGTGCGTGTGGatattccattttcatttaactGCAGCAGCGGAAATTCAACATGGACAAGTACCGACTTCAGTGGAAGTCCTTACACATTCTCCACTGAGAACTTTTTTGCCCCTGTGCATTGCCCCGCTACTGCTCTCTCCAATGGAGGAGACAGAGTAGTGGCTCAATGTGGCTCAGTCTGTGATTCGGCTGATAGCTATGCGGAACCAGTTTGCCTAACTTATCCCCCGTACCCTTTGAATGTTTACAGCGTGAATTTCACTCGGAATAGCAGTGCTTGCAGCTACGTCTTCTTGATAGACGGTAATTACTTAGACAACCTTAACTTGTCGCAGCCTCAATCTGTTTGGTCCATCGGGCAAGATGGTACGCGTATACCAGTTGTACTGAACTGGGTTTATGAATACCTCCCTGGTTTATCTTCCGACAATGCCAATCCCAACTGCGTTATTTATGAAGACGGTATTTACGATTACAAGTGTGCATGCCCgccaggaaagggtttaggtggGAATCCTTATCTGCTTAACGGATGCCAAC ATATCCCAGAATGTGGCGGGTGCAAAGGCGAATGCTATGTAGATGGAGATGATTATACCCGAGTAATGTGCTTTCCTTCTACCAAGAGTCGGGCACGCTTTCTTGGAATTGTTATAG GCGTCACTGTCGGAATTGGATCATTATTTTTAGCTCTTGGTGGTTGTTGTCTACGGTGTTTTTTGAAAAGAAGGAAGGAAATCAAACAAAGAGCTCAAACCTTCAACCATAACGGTGGTTTGTTGCTGCAACAGCAAGTTTCTTCTACAGATGGTGTCGGAGAAGTAGCTACTATTCATTTAAATCAGAAGATAATAGTCGGCCAAGGAGGTCAAGGCAACGACCTACAATGA
- the LOC141619215 gene encoding wall-associated receptor kinase-like 22, with amino-acid sequence MQNNNIENMIARSRLVRLHMMLPVASVILLLSGVVVDATWPPMMAKPGCRDKCGNVTIPYPFGMGRNCYYNDWYSITCHNFTPTLSKFGLQVLHIRLDRKQVRVEYPFSFNCSSVNSTWTSTDLSGSPFTFSTHNVFVPVHCPATVFSNGDKLMAQCGSVCDLNGGYKRPSDTEESVCLTYPPYPLNAYNVNFTRNSSTCSYVFLVDGTYLYNFNLSQPQSVWSIGRNGTRIPVALNWVYQLSSDNVNPNCAIYSYDVGTSDYTCECQLAQGFGGNPYLPNGCQYNPECDRRRCKGECWVDGDDYNHIICGDLALWRAKIVGSLIIISAIIRLIVGIGSLFFVFVGYRLRRLFKRRKENKQRAHNFKLNGGLLLQQQISSTEGVVEKAKLFTVEELEVATNHFNQNRILGQGGQGTVYRGMLADGRIIAVKKSKVDKAQLTPFINEVVILSQINHRNVVKLLGCCLETDVPLLVYEFIPNGTLAQHIHNPSENFRISWPMRLQIASESAGAIAYLHSSCSAPIYHRDIKSCNILLDEKYRAKVSDFGISRTIMIDQTHLTTQVAGTFGYFDPEYFFSTQFTDKSDVYSFGVVLVELLTSRRPISPDDQFKEWRSLSFEFLSVMENSQLLDILDGQIVEEGKMEEFLTVANLAKECLNTSGKQRPTMKQVATVLEGLSSENGDSSTQPTFPELNQMNADLTEIEMVPSISSTFSSRLDYSFLETV; translated from the exons ATGCAAAACAATAACATCGAAAACATGATAGCTAGAAGTAGGTTAGTGAGGTTGCATATGATGCTTCCAGTTGCATCAGTTATACTATTGCTATCAGGAGTAGTTGTTGATGCAACTTGGCCGCCAATGATGGCAAAGCCTGGCTGTCGAGATAAGTGCGGAAATGTTACGATTCCATATCCCTTCGGTATGGGACGAAATTGCTACTACAATGATTGGTATTCTATTACATGCCACAATTTCACTCCGACCCTCTCCAAATTCGGCCTTCAAGTGCTCCATATACGCTTGGATCGAAAACAAGTGCGAGTGGAATATCCATTTTCATTCAACTGCAGCAGCGTAAATTCGACATGGACAAGTACCGACTTGAGCGGAAGTCCCTTCACATTCTCCACTCACAACGTTTTTGTCCCTGTGCATTGCCCAGCTACTGTTTTCTCCAACGGTGACAAACTAATGGCTCAATGTGGCTCAGTCTGTGATTTAAATGGTGGATATAAGCGGCCTTCGGATACCGAGGAATCAGTTTGCCTAACTTATCCCCCGTACCCTTTGAATGCTTACAACGTGAATTTCACTCGGAATAGCAGTACTTGCAGCTATGTCTTCCTGGTGGATGGTACTTATTTATACAACTTTAACTTGTCCCAGCCTCAATCTGTTTGGTCCATCGGTCGGAATGGTACTCGTATACCAGTTGCTCTGAACTGGGTTTACCAATTATCTTCTGACAATGTGAATCCCAACTGCGCTATTTATAGTTATGATGTGGGTACTTCTGATTACACCTGTGAATGTCAGTTAGCACAAGGTTTCGGTGGGAATCCTTATCTGCCTAATGGCTGCCAAT ATAACCCAGAATGTGACCGGAGGAGGTGCAAAGGTGAATGCTGGGTAGATGGAGACGATTATAACCATATAATATGCGGGGATCTTGCCCTATGGAGGGCAAAAATTGTTGGAAGTCTTATAATCATTTCAGCAATTATTCGCCTCATTGTCGGGATTGGATcattattttttgtttttgttggttaCAGGCTACGACGTTTATTTAAAAGAAGGAAGGAGAACAAACAAAGGGCTCataatttcaagcttaatggtggACTCTTGTTGCAACAACAAATTTCTTCTACAGAAGGCGTCGTAGAAAAAGCTAAGCTGTTCACTGTCGAGGAGTTAGAAGTAGCCACAAACCATTTCAATCAGAACCGAATACTCGGTCAAGGAGGTCAAGGTACGGTCTACAGAGGGATGTTAGCAGACGGGAGGATCATAGCTGTCAAGAAATCTAAGGTCGATAAAGCCCAACTCACGCCTTTCATAAACGAGGTGGTTATTCTATCTCAAATAAACCATAGGAATGTGGTTAAATTACTCGGATGTTGCTTGGAGACCGATGTACCCTTACTTGTGTATGAGTTCATCCCAAACGGAACTCTCGCTCAACATATTCATAACCCAAGTGAAAATTTTCGAATTTCTTGGCCAATGCGTTTGCAAATTGCGTCAGAATCAGCTGGAGCAATTGCTTACTTACATTCATCATGCTCTGCCCCTATCTATCACAGAGATATCAAGTCGTGTAATATACTACTAGATGAGAAATATCGAGCAAAGGTGTCTGATTTTGGGATTTCAAGAACCATTATGATTGACCAGACCCACCTGACTACTCAAGTGGCAGGCACATTTGGATACTTTGATCCAGAGTATTTCTTCTCAACCCAATTCACTGACAAGAGCGATGTTTACAGCTTTGGTGTAGTCCTTGTTGAGCTCTTGACTAGCCGAAGGCCTATATCTCCAGATGATCAATTCAAGGAATGGAGGAGTTTGTCTTTTGAGTTTTTAAGTGTGATGGAAAATTCTCAATTGTTGGATATATTAGATGGCCAAATCGTGGAGGAGGGGAAAATGGAGGAGTTCCTTACTGTCGCTAACCTCGCGAAAGAATGCTTGAACACGAGTGGGAAGCAACGACCTACAATGAAACAAGTCGCAACTGTCCTTGAGGGTCTTAGTTCCGAAAATGGAGATTCTTCGACACAACCAACGTTCCCAGAATTGAACCAAATGAATGCTGATTTAACTGAGATAGAGATGGTTCCTTCTATCTCTAGCACGTTTTCTTCACGTCTTGACTACTCGTTCCTTGAAACTGTGTAA
- the LOC141619216 gene encoding putative wall-associated receptor kinase-like 16, producing the protein MQNNIENMHMMLPVAGLAAVIILLSVVVVDAAALPSLAKPGCRDKCGNVTIPYPFGMGPSCYYNEWYSITCDNSTPTISKFGLQVLQIALSPTEVLVDSPFSFNCSSGNSTWTSTDFSGSPYTFSTDNAFAPVHCPATTLSNGGDKVVAQCGSVCDLNDGYIWPSDPEESVCLTNPPYPLNVYSVNFTRNSNTTCSYVFLVQGDYVKNYLLDSDYSGNFQLPEIQKSVESIGQNGTRIPVLLDWNYEYLSGSSSENGNPYCYPFGQTYTCECPSGFGGNPYLPSGCQHVPECDRCKGQCFIGGVYYTQVTCLPPIKSRAHLLGVVIGLTVGFGLLFLVFAGYWIWRLLKRRKENKQRAQNFKRNGGLLLQQQVSSTEGVVEKAKVFTVSELEVATDHFNQNRILGQGGQGTVYKGMLTDGKIIAVKKSKKVDETQLAPFINEVVILSQINHRNVVKLLGCCLETDVPLLVYEFIPNGTLSEHIHNPSEDFRISWPMRLQIASESAGAIAYLHSSCSAPIYHRDIKSANILLDEKYRAKVSDFGTSRTIMIDQTHLTTQVAGTFGYLDPEYFQSNQFTDKSDVYSFGVVLVELLTSRRPISPDEFKEWRSLATQFLHLMENSQVLDILDAQILKEGKMEEFLAVANLAKECLNMSGKQRPSMKQVATVLEGLRSENGDSSTQQTFPELIQMNADVTEIELAPSYSNTFSSLLDDTV; encoded by the exons ATGCAAAATAACATCGAAAACATGCATATGATGCTTCCGGTTGCAGGCCTTGCAGCTGTCATAATATTGCTATCAGTAGTAGTTGTTGATGCTGCAGCTTTGCCATCATTGGCAAAGCCTGGTTGTCGAGATAAGTGCGGGAATGTTACTATTCCATATCCCTTTGGTATGGGACCAAGCTGCTACTACAACGAATGGTATTCAATTACATGCGATAATTCCACTCCGACCATCTCCAAATTCGGCCTTCAAGTGCTCCAGATAGCCTTGAGTCCAACAGAAGTGCTAGTGGATTCTCCATTTTCATTTAACTGCAGCAGCGGAAATTCAACATGGACAAGTACCGACTTCAGTGGAAGTCCTTACACATTCTCCACTGACAACGCTTTTGCCCCCGTTCATTGCCCAGCTACTACTCTCTCCAATGGCGGAGACAAAGTAGTGGCTCAATGTGGCTCAGTCTGTGATTTGAACGATGGATATATATGGCCTTCGGACCCCGAGGAATCAGTTTGCCTAACTAATCCCCCGTACCCTTTGAATGTTTACAGCGTAAATTTCACTCGGAATAGCAATACTACTTGCAGCTATGTCTTCTTGGTGCAGGGTGATTACGTGAAAAATTACCTGCTGGATAGTGATTACTCGGGTAACTTTCAGTTGCCCGAGATTCAGAAATCTGTTGAGTCCATTGGTCAGAATGGTACTCGAATACCAGTTCTACTAGACTGGAATTACGAATACCTCTCTGGTTCATCTTCCGAAAATGGCAATCCCTACTGTTATCCTTTTGGACAGACTTACACATGTGAATGTCCATCAGGTTTCGGTGGGAATCCTTATCTGCCTAGTGGATGCCAAC ATGTCCCAGAATGTGACCGCTGCAAAGGCCAGTGCTTTATAGGTGGAGTTTATTATACCCAAGTAACCTGCCTTCCTCCTATCAAGAGTAGGGCACACCTTCTTGGAGTTGTTATAG GACTCACTGTCGGATTTGGATTATTATTTTTAGTCTTTGCTGGTTATTGGATATGGCGTTTATTGAAAAGAAGGAAGGAGAACAAACAAAGGGCGCAAAACTTCAAGCGTAATGGTGGATTGTTGTTGCAACAGCAAGTTTCTTCAACGGAAGGTGTCGTAGAGAAAGCTAAGGTTTTCACTGTCAGCGAGTTGGAAGTAGCCACTGACCATTTCAATCAGAACAGAATACTCGGCCAAGGAGGTCAAGGTACGGTCTACAAAGGGATGCTGACAGACGGGAAAATCATAGCTGTCAAGAAATCTAAAAAGGTCGATGAAACCCAACTCGCTCCATTCATAAACGAGGTGGTCATCCTATCTCAAATTAACCACAGGAATGTGGTTAAATTACTCGGATGTTGCTTGGAGACTGACGTACCATTACTTGTGTACGAGTTCATCCCAAACGGAACTCTCTCTGAGCATATTCATAACCCAAGTGAAGATTTTCGCATTTCTTGGCCAATGCGTTTACAGATTGCGTCAGAATCAGCTGGAGCAATTGCGTACCTTCATTCATCATGCTCTGCTCCGATCTATCACAGAGATATCAAGTCCGCTAATATACTTCTAGATGAGAAATATCGAGCAAAGGTGTCCGATTTTGGGACTTCAAGGACCATTATGATTGATCAGACTCACTTGACAACTCAAGTGGCAGGCACATTTGGATACTTGGATCCCGAGTACTTCCAATCAAACCAATTCACGGATAAGAGTGATGTTTACAGCTTTGGCGTAGTTCTTGTTGAGCTATTGACTAGTCGAAGGCCCATATCGCCAGATGAATTCAAGGAATGGAGGAGTTTGGCGACTCAGTTTTTACATTTGATGGAGAATTCTCAAGTGTTGGATATATTGGATGCCCAAATATTGAAGGAAGGCAAAATGGAAGAGTTCCTTGCTGTCGCCAACCTCGCCAAAGAATGCTTGAACATGAGTGGAAAACAACGACCTTCAATGAAACAAGTCGCGACTGTCCTTGAGGGTCTTAGATCTGAAAATGGAGATTCTTCGACACAACAAACGTTCCCAGAATTGATCCAAATGAATGCAGATGTAACTGAGATAGAACTTGCACCTTCTTACTCAAACACGTTTTCTTCACTTCTTGACGATACTGTATAA